The Ranitomeya imitator isolate aRanImi1 chromosome 6, aRanImi1.pri, whole genome shotgun sequence genome window below encodes:
- the LOC138641656 gene encoding zinc finger protein 568-like: MMETRTRKPAIKTRSRRTPSLLLENQEKGKCCPLCGKCYKYNTALETHIKIHGGRKPFTNKTCSLKSGVTATRRQRTRSLGAENVVPLETTSKSSSKNSTTKSSSNAKTNSKKKAKGKKEIARNKKEGARNKKASAKKRKTKKVTCKAKSAAKRSRNNEEADKDKPLKCRYCEKRFNSQSILEAHHRVHTGQLAYPCTLCDQSFSRASLLTAHSINHKFCKPYQCSQCDRNFNDEKLFLTHQKTHVGDEPQECSECNSWFPSRSSLLVHEQRHLKPKPYQCQHCEKSFNDKSLLNTHEGVHTGDKPFKCGQCNESFFLKTQMLAHEDAHTPEKPFACSQCERSFNKKQTLLAHIRVHNLYNIQALKSYRQ; encoded by the coding sequence ATGATGGAAACCAGAACTAGGAAGCCAGCAATTAAAACGAGAAGCCGAAGGACCCCGTCACTTCTCTTAGAGAATCAAGAAAAGGGCAAATGTTGCCCGCTATGCGGTAAATGTTATAAATACAACACGGCCCTAGAAACCCATATCAAGATCCATGGCGGAAGAAAACCCTTCACTAATAAGACCTGCAGTCTAAAGTCAGGGGTGACAGCGACTAGACGGCAACGTACCCGAAGCTTGGGTGCAGAAAATGTGGTTCCATTGGAGACGACCAGCAAATCTTCATCCAAAAACTCCACTACAAAATCCAGCAGTAATGCAAAAACGAACTCCAAAAAGAAAGCAAAAGGCAAGAAGGAAATCGCAAGAAACAAGAAGGAGGGTGCAAGAAACAAGAAGGCGAGCGCCAAAAAGAGAAAAACCAAGAAGGTGACGTGCAAAGCAAAATCAGCCGCCAAGAGAAGTAGAAATAATGAGGAAGCTGATAAGGATAAGCCGCTGAAATGTAGATATTGTGAGAAAAGGTTTAACAGCCAGTCCATCCTGGAAGCCCATCACCGGGTCCACACAGGTCAGCTAGCCTACCCATGCACGTTGTGTGACCAGAGCTTCTCCAGGGCATCGCTGCTTACAGCTCATAGCATCAATCACAAGTTTTGCAAACCTTACCAGTGCAGCCAGTGCGACAGAAACTTCAACGACGAGAAGCTGTTCTTGACTCATCAGAAGACACACGTCGGAGATGAACCGCAAGAATGCAGTGAGTGTAACAGCTGGTTCCCCAGTCGTAGCAGCCTGTTGGTCCATGAGCAAAGACACCTAAAGCCCAAGCCCTATCAGTGCCAGCACTGTGAGAAGAGCTTCAACGACAAGTCCCTGCTCAACACTCACGAGGGAGTGCACACGGGGGACAAGCCATTCAAGTGCGGCCAATGCAACGAGAGCTTCTTCCTGAAAACCCAAATGTTGGCCCATGAGGACGCACACACCCCAGAAAAACCCTTTGCATGCAGCCAATGCGAGAGGAGCTTCAATAAGAAACAGACGCTCCTGGCGCACATCCGAGTTCACAATCTGTACAATATCCAGGCACTGAAATCTTATAGACAGTAA